Proteins found in one Oncorhynchus mykiss isolate Arlee chromosome 17, USDA_OmykA_1.1, whole genome shotgun sequence genomic segment:
- the LOC110513076 gene encoding zinc finger protein 501-like isoform X1 has protein sequence MLTSYLANIPTMSSLNDSPTSKEVICWTEKETLGLNIVVKEEKEEEDVTVKVEDEAVTVKEEEKDVTVKEEEDSFRVKEEEDVTVKEEEEEKEEMTVTVKEEEDIFGMKEVGEITVTLEEEEEEEEEETGDLINNRERPDSHSDSSKSASGEPDPETPKPVRRLDCSQCNKSFKLSRYLKIHQRTHTREKPFLCSQCGKSFTQLWSLNKHNRIHTGEKPYRCSHCGNNFRSSDKLKEHERTHTGERPYHCSLCGKSFTQLGSLKEHERKHSGEKSFQCSQCGKRFLRSQQLKSHERIHTGEKPYHCTQCEKSFTQLGSLNKHNRIHTGEKPYPCAYCPKRFSGSQDLKSHERTHTGEKPYHCSQCEKSFTQSGSLNKHNRIHTGEKPYPCANCGKRFSRSQDLKSHERTHTGEKPYPCAHCRKRFSQSHDLKLHERTHTGEIPYHCSLCGNDFFHLGSLRKHKKRKHSGDVCTHVPIA, from the exons atgctaactagctatctagctaacatcCCAACCATGAGCTCACTAAACGACTCCCCCACTTCTAAAGAGGTgatctgctggacggagaaagaaactctggggctgaacattgtcgtgaaagaggagaaggaagaagaggatgTCACCGTAAAAGTAGAGgatgaggctgttacagtgaaagaagaagagaaagacgttaccgtgaaagaagaggaagactcgttcagagtgaaagaggaggaggatgttacagtaaaagaagaggaggaagagaaagaggagatgactgtcacagtgaaagaagaggaagacattTTTGGAATGAAGGAAGTgggggagattactgtcacattggaggaggaggaggaagaagaagaagaggagacaggagatctGATTAACAACA gagagagaccagactctcACTCTGACAGCAGTAAGAGTGCTTCAGGGGAACCAGACCCAGAGACTCCCAAACCAGTGAGACGACTCGACTGCTCCCAGTGTAATAAGAGTTTTAAGTTGTCACGGTACCTTAAAATACATCAGAGGACACACACAAGGGAGAAACCTTTtctctgctcccagtgtggaaagagttttacccagttATGGAGCCTGAACAAACATAAtcgaatacacacaggagaaaagccttaccgcTGTTCCCATTGTGGAAATAATTTTAGGTCGTCAGATAAGCTGAAGGAGcacgagaggacacacacaggggagagaccATACCACTGCTCcttgtgtggaaagagttttacccagttaggaagcctgaaagagCATGAAAGGAAACACTCAGGAGAAAAGtctttccaatgttcccagtgtggaaagagatttTTACGATCACAGCAACTAAAATCACACGAGaggatacacacaggggagaaaccatacCACTGCACCCAGTGTGAAAAGAGTTTTACCCAGTTAGGGAGCCTGAACAAACATaatagaatacacacaggagaaaagccttatcCCTGTGCCTATTGTCCAAAGAGATTTTCAGGATCACAGGATCTAAAATCACACGAGAGGACACACACGGGGGAGAAAccataccactgctcccagtgtgaaaAGAGTTTTACACAGTCAGGGAGCCTGAACAAACATaatagaatacacacaggagaaaagccttaccccTGTGCAAATTGTGGAAAGAGATTTTCACGATCACAGGACCTAAAAtcacatgagaggacacacacaggagaaaagccttaccccTGTGCCCATTGTAGAAAGAGATTTTCACAATCACATGACCTAAAATTACATgagcgaacacacacaggagagatacCTTACCATTGCTCCCTGTGTGGAAATGATTTTTTCCATTTAGGAAGTCTGCGCAAACATAAGAAGAGAAAACACTCTGGCGATGTGTGTACCCATGTTCCCATTGCGTAA
- the LOC110513076 gene encoding zinc finger protein 771-like isoform X2, whose amino-acid sequence MLTSYLANIPTMSSLNDSPTSKEVICWTEKETLGLNIVVKEEKEEEDVTVKVEDEAVTVKEEEKDVTVKEEEDSFRVKEEEDVTVKEEEEEKEEMTVTVKEEEDIFGMKEVGEITVTLEEEEEEEEEETGDLINNRERPDSHFDSEKSPSGEPDPARQHHCSQCGKSFTHLGYLKSHERRHPGEKPFHCSQCGKRFSMSSNLKKHERTHSVEKPFHCSQCEKSFTQLGKLEKHKRIHTGEKPYLCSHCGKSFTQSGTLKSHERTHSVEKPFQCSQCGKAFAQSGTLKSHERTHTVEKPFQCAQCGKGFTQMGSLKKHDRTHTGEKPFQCSQCGKGFTQIGSLKGHERTQHIQGRSLITSPSVKIIVIYPARAPERTEYNTHTDGRSLSNAPSVGRVLPREAC is encoded by the exons atgctaactagctatctagctaacatcCCAACCATGAGCTCACTAAACGACTCCCCCACTTCTAAAGAGGTgatctgctggacggagaaagaaactctggggctgaacattgtcgtgaaagaggagaaggaagaagaggatgTCACCGTAAAAGTAGAGgatgaggctgttacagtgaaagaagaagagaaagacgttaccgtgaaagaagaggaagactcgttcagagtgaaagaggaggaggatgttacagtaaaagaagaggaggaagagaaagaggagatgactgtcacagtgaaagaagaggaagacattTTTGGAATGAAGGAAGTgggggagattactgtcacattggaggaggaggaggaagaagaagaagaggagacaggagatctGATTAACAACA gagagagaccagactctcACTTTGACAGCGAAAAGAGTCCTTCAGGGGAACCAGACCCAGCAAGACAACatcactgctctcagtgtggaaagagttttacccattTAGGGTATCTGAAATCACATGAGAGGAGGCACccaggagaaaagcctttccactgctcccagtgtggaaagagattcTCCATGTCAAGTAACCTCAAAAAACACGAGCGAACACACTCCGTAGAGAAGCCTTTCCACTGTTCCCAGTGTGAAAAGAGCTTTACACAGTTAGGGAAACTGGAAAAACATAAaagaatacacactggagagaagccctaCCTCTGCTCCCACTGTGGTAAGAGTTTTACCCAATCAGGTACCTTGAAATCACATGAGAGAACACACTCTGTAGAGAAGCCTTTCcaatgctctcagtgtggaaaggCGTTTGCCCAATCAGGTACTCTAAAATCAcatgagagaacacacactgtagaaaagcctttccaatgcgctcagtgtggaaagggttttacccAGATGGGGAGCCTGAAAAAGcatgacagaacacacacaggggagaagcctttccaatgctctcagtgtggaaaaGGTTTTACCCAGATAGGGAGCCTGAAAGGTCATGAAAGAACACAACACATACAGGGAAGAAGCCTTATCACTTCCCCCAGTGTGAAAATTATTGTAATTTATCCGGCTAGGGCACCTGAAAGAACagaatataacacacacacagacgggagaagcctttccaatgctcccagtgtgggaagGGTTTTACCCAGAGAAGCTTGCTGA